The nucleotide window GGTGTTGTTCCACGTGAATACATCCCAGCGGTTCAAGCTGGTCTTGAAGACGCTCTCGATCGCGGAGTACTTGCAGGATATCCACTTGTTGACATCAAAGCAAGACTATTCGATGGTTCTTACCACGATGTTGACTCCTCTGAAATGGCGTTTAAAATCGCTGCTTCAATGGCACTTAAGAATGCGGCTTCCAAGTGTAAGCCAGTTATCCTTGAGCCAGTCATGAGGGTAGAAGTTGTAATTCCTGAAGAATACCTTGGAGATATCATGGGTATGATCACTGCTCGTCGCGGACGCGTCGAAGGTATGGATGCTCGTGGTAATGCACAAGTTGTTCGTGCGATGGTTCCACTATCAGAAATGTTCGGTTATGCAACTGCTCTTCGTTCAAGCACACAAGGACGCGGTGTATTCTCAATGCACTTCGACCACTACGAAGAAGTTCCTAAATCTGTTTCTGAAGAAATCATCAAAAAAAATAAAGGTGAATAATTGATTTTCATCTTTTAATCAAGTATAACTACTAATGTAAGCATACGCTGTGGGATAGGCTCGCCTATTTCACAGCACATTAAAATATACTTAATTTTCATATATCAAAGGAGGATTTTTCTAATGGGAAAAGCTAAATTCGATCGTTCTAAGCCACACGTTAACATTGGTACAATTGGTCACGTTGACCATGGTAAAACAACTCTAACAGCTGCTATCACTACTGTTCTTTCTAAAGTAGGCGGCGGTGAAGCACGCGGTTACGACCAAATCGACGCTGCTCCAGAAGAGCGCGAGCGTGGAATCACAATCTCAACTGCACACGTTGAGTACGAAACTGCAACTCGTCACTATGCACACGTTGACTGCCCAGGACACGCTGACTATGTTAAGAACATGATCACTGGTGCTGCACAAATGGACGGCGGTATCCTTGTAGTATCTGCTGCTGACGGCCCAATGCCACAAACTCGTGAGCACATCCTTCTTTCTCGTCAGGTAGGCGTACCTTACCTTGTTGTATTCATGAACAAGTGTGACATGGTTGACGACGAAGAACTTCTTGAACTAGTAGAAATGGAAGTACGTGACCTTCTTTCTGAATACGACTTCCCTGGCGATGACATCCCAGTTATCAAAGGTTCTGCTCTTAAAGCTCTTGAAGGAGCTCCGGAATGGGAAGAAAAAATCAACGAGCTTATGGCTGCAGTTGACGAGTACATCCCAACTCCAGAACGTGACACTGACAAGCCTTTCATGATGCCTGTTGAGGACGTATTCTCAATCACTGGCCGTGGAACAGTTGCTACTGGACGTGTTGAGCGTGGACAAGTTAAAGTCGGTGACGTTGTAGAAATCATCGGTATGACTGAAGAACCAAAATCAACTACTGTAACAGGTGTTGAAATGTTCCGTAAGCTTCTTGACTATGCAGAAGCTGGAGACAACATCGGTGCACTTCTTCGTGGGGTAGCTCGTGAAGATATCCAACGTGGTCAAGTACTTGCTAAGCCAGGTTCTGTTAAGCCACACACAAAGTTCAAAGCTGAAGTA belongs to Mesobacillus sp. AQ2 and includes:
- the tuf gene encoding elongation factor Tu; this encodes MGKAKFDRSKPHVNIGTIGHVDHGKTTLTAAITTVLSKVGGGEARGYDQIDAAPEERERGITISTAHVEYETATRHYAHVDCPGHADYVKNMITGAAQMDGGILVVSAADGPMPQTREHILLSRQVGVPYLVVFMNKCDMVDDEELLELVEMEVRDLLSEYDFPGDDIPVIKGSALKALEGAPEWEEKINELMAAVDEYIPTPERDTDKPFMMPVEDVFSITGRGTVATGRVERGQVKVGDVVEIIGMTEEPKSTTVTGVEMFRKLLDYAEAGDNIGALLRGVAREDIQRGQVLAKPGSVKPHTKFKAEVYVLSKEEGGRHTPFFTNYRPQFYFRTTDVTGICNLPEGVEMVMPGDNIEMTVELIAPIAIEEGTKFSIREGGRTVGAGVVATIQE